A genomic window from Martelella lutilitoris includes:
- a CDS encoding TrkH family potassium uptake protein, whose translation MNATLLRSAFYIAAICGIYLAAAMFVPAMADLYYANDDWQVFAICGFMVGGTSVVTAVAMRGNPPPFSRRLGFFLVNLLWMTFALVGSIPIFLARGDLTFAQALFEAVSAITTTGSTVLTGLDDAAPGLLLWRSLLQWMGGIGIVALGLFILPFLRIGGMAFFKMESSDTSDKPFARMASFTRAFLAIYVGITIACAVSYDLAGMSHFDAVNHALTTVATGGFSTHDASFGYFDNPRLLLIASFFMTLCSLPFSILILFVVRGRLDTLRDPQIILFLSYLAIAAFLLALYISLDGQMDFVNALVQSLFNVSSILSTTGFASTDYTAWGAFAVVMVFFLTFMGGCSGSTAGGIKSYRFLILYNMLSTGMKKLIYPNAVYSIRYGRLSVDSETQRAVSMFFTAYILLWAFGSLAMAAFGYDLITATSAVLTALSNVGPGLGNIIGPSGNFSSFADPELYLLSVLMLLGRLEILTVAVILMPMYWRG comes from the coding sequence TTGAACGCCACTCTATTGCGGTCTGCTTTCTATATCGCGGCCATTTGCGGGATCTACCTTGCCGCCGCCATGTTCGTGCCGGCCATGGCCGACCTCTATTATGCCAATGACGACTGGCAGGTCTTCGCCATCTGCGGCTTCATGGTGGGCGGCACCAGCGTCGTCACCGCCGTCGCCATGCGCGGCAATCCTCCGCCCTTCAGCCGCAGGCTTGGCTTTTTTCTCGTCAACCTCCTGTGGATGACCTTCGCGCTGGTCGGCTCGATCCCGATCTTCCTGGCGCGCGGGGACCTGACCTTCGCCCAGGCGCTGTTCGAGGCCGTCTCGGCCATCACCACCACGGGCTCCACGGTCCTGACAGGCCTGGACGACGCGGCGCCCGGCCTCCTGCTCTGGCGCTCGCTTTTGCAATGGATGGGCGGCATCGGCATCGTCGCCCTCGGGCTCTTCATCCTGCCGTTCCTGCGCATCGGCGGCATGGCCTTCTTCAAGATGGAATCATCGGACACGAGCGACAAGCCCTTCGCCCGCATGGCAAGTTTCACCAGGGCGTTCCTGGCCATCTATGTCGGCATCACCATTGCCTGCGCTGTCTCCTACGACCTGGCAGGCATGTCGCATTTCGATGCCGTCAATCATGCGCTGACGACGGTGGCGACAGGCGGCTTCTCGACGCATGACGCCTCGTTCGGCTATTTCGACAATCCGAGGCTGCTCTTGATCGCAAGCTTCTTCATGACGCTGTGCAGCCTGCCCTTCTCGATCCTGATCCTGTTCGTGGTCCGCGGCCGTCTCGATACGCTGCGCGACCCGCAGATCATCCTGTTTCTGTCCTATCTGGCGATCGCGGCCTTTCTTCTGGCGCTCTATATCAGCCTCGACGGGCAAATGGACTTCGTCAACGCGCTGGTCCAGTCGCTGTTCAACGTGTCCTCCATCCTGTCGACCACGGGTTTCGCCAGCACCGACTACACCGCCTGGGGGGCGTTTGCCGTGGTGATGGTCTTCTTCCTCACCTTCATGGGCGGGTGCTCGGGCTCGACGGCCGGCGGCATCAAGTCCTACCGCTTCCTGATTCTCTACAACATGCTGTCCACCGGCATGAAGAAACTGATCTATCCGAATGCCGTCTACTCGATCCGCTACGGCCGTCTGAGCGTCGATTCGGAGACGCAGCGCGCCGTCTCGATGTTCTTCACGGCCTATATTCTTCTGTGGGCCTTCGGCAGCCTCGCCATGGCCGCCTTCGGCTATGACCTGATCACGGCGACGTCGGCCGTTCTGACGGCGCTCTCGAATGTCGGCCCGGGTCTCGGCAATATCATCGGCCCCTCCGGCAATTTCTCGAGCTTCGCCGATCCGGAGCTTTACCTTCTGTCTGTGCTGATGCTGCTCGGCCGTCTCGAAATCCTCACCGTCGCCGTCATCCTGATGCCGATGTACTGGCGGGGCTGA
- the ilvA gene encoding threonine ammonia-lyase produces MRDEVREATTALRQLFGPTPLQRNAHLSAAFEADIYLKREDLTPVRSYKLRGAFNFMRKRMAEGGGDRVFACASAGNHAQGFAYCCRHFGVQGVVFMPVTTPQQKIDKTRIFGAGHIRIELVGDIFDVCYAAAKAFVEANDGVMVPPFDDPDIIEGQASVAAEIEAEWPEEGGLPDLIVMPVGGGGLSAGITGYFNGQLADEAFLFAEPAGAPSLRRSLEAGEIVTLDEVDNFVDGAAVARIGDANFAALGRFSPEQVMLVPENAICATMTEMLNVEGVVLEPAGALALTALSMLPPERVRGRRIVVLVSGGNFDFDRLPDVKERAMRYAGLKKYFILRLPQRPGALKDFLNLLGPQDDIARFEYLKKSARNFGSILIGIETAKPENFAALFEKMTESGLRYQDITENEILANLII; encoded by the coding sequence ATGCGCGACGAAGTGAGAGAAGCGACCACGGCCTTGCGGCAATTGTTCGGGCCGACCCCGCTCCAGCGCAATGCCCACCTGAGCGCTGCGTTCGAGGCCGACATTTATCTGAAGCGCGAGGACCTGACGCCGGTGCGCTCCTACAAGCTGCGCGGCGCCTTCAACTTCATGCGCAAGCGCATGGCCGAAGGCGGCGGCGACAGGGTGTTCGCCTGCGCCTCTGCCGGCAATCACGCCCAGGGCTTTGCCTATTGCTGCCGCCATTTCGGCGTTCAGGGCGTCGTCTTCATGCCGGTGACGACGCCGCAGCAGAAGATTGACAAGACCCGGATTTTCGGTGCCGGTCACATCCGCATCGAGCTTGTCGGGGATATCTTCGATGTCTGCTACGCAGCTGCGAAGGCCTTTGTCGAAGCGAATGACGGCGTGATGGTGCCGCCTTTCGACGATCCCGACATCATCGAGGGACAGGCGAGCGTTGCCGCCGAGATCGAGGCCGAATGGCCGGAGGAGGGCGGGCTGCCGGACCTGATCGTCATGCCGGTCGGCGGCGGCGGCCTTTCGGCGGGCATTACCGGTTACTTCAACGGGCAGCTTGCTGACGAGGCCTTCCTCTTCGCGGAGCCCGCGGGCGCGCCGAGCCTGAGGCGCTCGCTTGAGGCGGGCGAAATCGTGACGCTGGACGAGGTCGACAATTTCGTCGACGGCGCCGCCGTCGCCCGGATCGGCGATGCCAATTTCGCGGCGCTCGGCCGGTTTTCGCCCGAACAGGTGATGCTGGTGCCGGAAAACGCGATCTGCGCGACGATGACCGAGATGCTGAATGTCGAGGGGGTCGTGCTGGAGCCGGCGGGGGCACTGGCGCTGACCGCGCTTTCCATGCTGCCGCCGGAGAGGGTGCGCGGCCGCAGGATTGTCGTTCTGGTTTCCGGCGGCAATTTCGACTTCGACCGGCTTCCGGACGTCAAGGAGCGGGCGATGCGTTATGCGGGGCTCAAGAAATATTTCATCCTGCGGCTGCCGCAGCGCCCGGGAGCGCTCAAGGATTTCCTCAATCTTCTCGGCCCGCAGGATGACATCGCCCGTTTCGAATATCTGAAGAAATCGGCGCGCAATTTCGGCTCGATCCTGATCGGCATCGAAACCGCGAAGCCGGAAAATTTCGCCGCCTTGTTTGAGAAGATGACGGAAAGCGGTCTCAGATATCAGGATATCACCGAAAACGAGATCCTGGCCAACCTGATCATCTGA
- a CDS encoding phage terminase large subunit family protein, which produces MTTDTLANVRKSALAALMPPPKRRLSDWIEETIMLPDDVSALPGSVRLWPFQRDIADAIGDPLIERVTLVKPVRVGFTTLLTGALAGYIANDPSPILCLLPTEADCRDYMVSDIEPIFNASPDLTGLLARGGSDGERNTLMARRFPGGSLKVVAAKAPRNLRRHNVRVLLCDEVDGMENGAEGSPILLAERRTLSFADRKIVIGSTPVYANTSHVLRSYEQSDKRVFEVPCPECGEFHEIQWKDIQWPEGEPERAAYHCPSCGCEIEERWKPQMVSDGRWRATQPEVTDHAGFRLNALVSLLANASWAKLAKEFLTAKDDPALLQVFTNTILAEGWNEAGEELDENDLYSRREAFGLEPVPQEALALTAGVDVQRDRLEISFLGWTEAGECLVLGHRVIWGSPHDEETWAELESLLSTRWPHALGGRMGLDAAVVDSGDGETMERVYAFCFPRYRRKIVAGKGVAGNRQWIERSKTKRGGNLFLVGVDGLKAHIVARLARGRTIRFANDLPPVWFEQLASERLVVRYSRGQPSRRFERIPGRAAEALDCVVYGFAARQLVNVNWLQRADDLRHDLPQGRQEVQRVVRSKWLQ; this is translated from the coding sequence ATGACGACTGACACCCTTGCGAACGTTCGCAAAAGCGCCCTCGCTGCCCTGATGCCGCCGCCGAAGCGCAGGCTTTCCGACTGGATCGAGGAAACGATCATGCTGCCCGATGACGTGTCGGCGCTGCCCGGTTCCGTCCGCCTCTGGCCCTTCCAGCGCGATATTGCCGATGCCATCGGTGATCCGCTTATCGAGCGCGTCACGCTGGTCAAACCCGTCCGCGTTGGCTTCACAACGCTGCTGACCGGCGCCCTTGCCGGGTATATCGCCAATGATCCGTCACCGATCCTCTGCCTTTTGCCGACAGAAGCGGATTGCCGCGACTACATGGTCTCGGATATCGAGCCGATCTTCAACGCCTCGCCGGACTTGACCGGGCTTCTGGCCCGTGGCGGCAGCGACGGCGAGCGCAACACGCTCATGGCAAGGCGCTTTCCCGGCGGCTCTCTGAAGGTTGTTGCGGCCAAGGCACCGCGTAACCTGCGCCGCCACAATGTCCGCGTTCTGCTTTGCGATGAGGTGGACGGGATGGAGAACGGCGCGGAAGGCTCGCCGATCCTGCTGGCCGAACGGCGCACGTTGTCCTTTGCCGACCGCAAGATCGTGATCGGTTCAACGCCGGTCTATGCCAATACAAGCCACGTCCTGCGCTCCTATGAGCAATCCGACAAGCGGGTGTTTGAGGTTCCGTGCCCGGAATGCGGCGAATTCCACGAGATCCAGTGGAAGGATATCCAGTGGCCAGAGGGCGAGCCGGAGCGCGCCGCCTATCACTGCCCGTCATGCGGCTGCGAGATCGAAGAACGATGGAAGCCGCAAATGGTCTCAGACGGCCGCTGGCGGGCCACACAGCCCGAAGTGACCGATCATGCGGGTTTCCGCCTCAACGCGCTTGTGTCGCTTCTGGCGAACGCCTCATGGGCCAAACTGGCGAAGGAGTTTCTTACCGCCAAGGATGACCCGGCGCTGTTGCAGGTGTTCACCAACACCATTCTGGCCGAAGGCTGGAACGAGGCAGGCGAGGAGCTGGACGAGAATGACCTCTACAGCCGCCGCGAGGCCTTCGGGCTTGAACCGGTCCCGCAAGAGGCGCTTGCGCTCACAGCGGGCGTTGACGTCCAGAGAGACCGGCTTGAGATTTCCTTTCTCGGCTGGACGGAAGCGGGCGAGTGCCTGGTCCTCGGTCATCGCGTCATCTGGGGCAGTCCGCACGACGAGGAAACGTGGGCCGAACTCGAAAGCCTGCTCTCGACACGCTGGCCGCATGCCCTCGGCGGGCGCATGGGGCTTGATGCCGCCGTGGTCGACAGCGGCGACGGCGAGACCATGGAGCGGGTCTATGCCTTCTGCTTTCCGCGTTACCGGCGCAAGATCGTTGCGGGAAAGGGTGTCGCCGGGAACCGGCAATGGATCGAGCGCTCAAAGACCAAGCGCGGCGGCAATCTGTTTCTGGTGGGGGTTGATGGCCTGAAGGCCCATATCGTGGCGAGGCTGGCCCGTGGGCGCACGATCCGCTTCGCGAATGACCTACCGCCTGTCTGGTTCGAACAGCTTGCCAGTGAGCGGCTGGTGGTGCGCTATTCGCGGGGGCAGCCGTCACGGCGCTTTGAGCGGATACCCGGAAGGGCGGCCGAGGCGCTGGACTGTGTTGTCTATGGCTTTGCTGCGCGGCAGTTGGTCAATGTGAACTGGCTTCAGCGGGCGGATGATCTGAGGCATGATTTGCCGCAGGGTCGGCAGGAGGTGCAGAGGGTGGTAAGGAGCAAATGGTTGCAGTAA
- a CDS encoding DNA packaging protein: protein MQETHSNTADPALSQMPRSLSKSAFAKFVEVSPGRISQMVKQGLPVEADGKIDVARGKLWISENINHTRAASHAKGPTLFGEEKQKTSLTAERARLAKEQADAAEIKNAILRKELVHASDVEREWAAVLRKVRAGVLAVPSRVRQLLPHLTPHDVEVFDNELRRALEDLANDD, encoded by the coding sequence ATGCAGGAAACGCATAGCAATACCGCCGATCCGGCGCTCTCGCAGATGCCGCGAAGCCTTTCGAAATCGGCCTTCGCGAAGTTTGTCGAGGTCTCGCCTGGACGCATCTCGCAGATGGTCAAGCAGGGCCTGCCGGTCGAGGCAGATGGCAAGATCGACGTGGCGCGCGGCAAGCTCTGGATCTCCGAGAACATCAACCACACCCGCGCCGCCTCTCACGCCAAGGGGCCAACGCTGTTCGGAGAGGAAAAGCAAAAGACCTCGCTCACCGCAGAGCGCGCCCGGCTGGCGAAGGAACAGGCCGACGCGGCCGAGATCAAGAACGCCATCCTGCGCAAGGAACTGGTTCATGCCTCGGACGTCGAGCGGGAATGGGCGGCGGTCCTGCGCAAGGTCCGCGCTGGCGTCCTCGCCGTTCCCTCCCGCGTCCGCCAGCTTCTGCCGCACCTGACCCCGCATGACGTCGAAGTCTTCGACAACGAACTCCGCCGCGCCCTTGAGGATCTCGCCAATGACGACTGA
- a CDS encoding HlyU family transcriptional regulator, protein MASFFSKLGSLFSGAGGGQENEQAVKSIVHEDCIIFAEPVKEGAQYRLQGRIEKEVGDETLVRTFIRADLFASQDEAIEWSLKKGKQIVDQNGRSLFSDGEKHRTA, encoded by the coding sequence ATGGCATCGTTTTTCTCGAAGCTCGGTTCTCTGTTTTCCGGCGCTGGCGGCGGCCAGGAGAACGAGCAGGCCGTCAAGTCGATCGTTCACGAGGACTGCATCATCTTCGCCGAGCCGGTGAAGGAGGGCGCCCAGTACCGGCTTCAGGGCCGGATCGAGAAGGAAGTCGGTGACGAGACGCTGGTTCGCACCTTCATCCGGGCCGACCTGTTCGCCTCGCAGGACGAAGCCATCGAGTGGAGCCTCAAGAAAGGCAAGCAGATCGTCGACCAGAACGGCAGATCGCTGTTTTCCGACGGCGAGAAGCACCGCACGGCCTGA
- the purL gene encoding phosphoribosylformylglycinamidine synthase subunit PurL, which translates to MTLSNTQAITPELVEAHGLKPDEYERVLELIGREPSFTELGIFSAMWNEHCSYKSSKRWLRTLPTTGRRVIQGPGENAGIVDIDDGDCVVFKMESHNHPSYIEPYQGAATGVGGILRDIFTMGARPVAAMNALRFGAPDHPKTRHLVSGVVAGVGGYGNSFGVPTVGGEVEFDARYNGNNLVNAFAAGIARSDAIFYSEAKGVGLPVVYLGAKTGRDGVGGATMASAEFDEDIEEKRPTVQVGDPFTEKCLLEACMELMQTGAVIAIQDMGAAGLTCSAVEMGAKGNLGVELDLDRVPVRETEMTAYEMMLSESQERMLMVLDPEKEEEAEAIFRKWGLDFAIVGKTTDDLRFRVLHRGEEVANLPIKELGDEAPEYDRPWREPDRRGELPAHLVEAPNDYNAALLKIIGGPNQSSRRWVYEQYDTLIQGNSLQIPGGDAGVVRVDGHPVKALAFSCDVTPHYVEADPFEGGKQAVAECWRNITATGAEPLAATDNLNFGNPEKPEIMGQFVKAIEGIGEACRALDFPIVSGNVSLYNETNGEAILPTPTIGGVGLIADWRKMARIGSFSEGDHVILIGADGEHLGATAYMRDVLGLIDGPAPTVDLYVERRNGNFVRSAITNGQVTACHDISAGGLAVTLAEMCMAADKGMKLSVEQARGLPHALLFGEDQARYVITVPAEYGNFVCASAEGSGVQFRRLGKVEGDALEIDDLISLSVGELRETHEMWFPRFMSAAGGNGPSAEEPAANEEH; encoded by the coding sequence ATGACACTTTCCAACACTCAGGCGATCACGCCTGAACTCGTCGAAGCCCACGGACTGAAGCCGGACGAATACGAGCGGGTTCTGGAGCTTATCGGCCGCGAGCCGAGCTTCACCGAACTCGGTATTTTCTCCGCGATGTGGAACGAGCACTGCTCCTACAAATCATCCAAACGCTGGCTGAGGACGCTGCCGACCACCGGGCGGCGGGTTATCCAGGGGCCGGGCGAAAATGCCGGCATCGTCGACATCGATGACGGCGACTGCGTCGTCTTCAAGATGGAAAGCCACAACCACCCCTCCTATATCGAGCCCTATCAGGGGGCGGCGACCGGGGTCGGCGGCATATTGCGCGACATCTTTACCATGGGCGCGCGCCCGGTTGCGGCCATGAATGCGCTGCGCTTCGGCGCGCCGGACCATCCAAAGACCCGGCACCTCGTCTCCGGCGTCGTTGCCGGCGTCGGCGGCTACGGCAATTCCTTCGGCGTGCCGACGGTCGGCGGCGAAGTGGAGTTCGACGCCCGCTACAACGGCAACAATCTGGTCAACGCCTTTGCCGCAGGCATCGCACGATCTGACGCGATCTTTTACTCGGAAGCCAAGGGCGTCGGCCTGCCGGTCGTCTATCTCGGCGCAAAGACCGGTCGCGACGGGGTTGGCGGCGCGACCATGGCATCCGCCGAATTCGACGAGGATATCGAGGAAAAGCGCCCGACCGTGCAGGTTGGCGACCCCTTCACCGAAAAATGCCTTCTGGAAGCCTGCATGGAACTGATGCAGACCGGGGCGGTGATCGCAATCCAGGACATGGGCGCTGCGGGGCTCACCTGCTCGGCCGTCGAGATGGGCGCCAAGGGCAATCTCGGCGTCGAGCTCGATCTCGACCGCGTGCCGGTGCGCGAAACGGAAATGACGGCATACGAGATGATGCTGTCGGAAAGCCAGGAGCGCATGCTCATGGTGCTCGACCCGGAAAAGGAAGAGGAAGCCGAGGCGATCTTCCGCAAATGGGGTCTTGATTTCGCCATCGTCGGCAAGACCACCGACGATTTGCGGTTCCGCGTGCTGCACCGGGGCGAGGAGGTTGCCAACCTGCCGATCAAGGAACTGGGCGACGAGGCGCCGGAATATGACCGCCCATGGCGCGAGCCGGACAGGCGCGGCGAACTGCCCGCCCATCTCGTCGAGGCGCCGAATGACTATAACGCCGCGCTTCTGAAAATCATCGGCGGTCCGAACCAGTCGAGCCGGCGCTGGGTCTATGAGCAGTATGACACCCTGATCCAGGGCAATTCGCTGCAGATCCCCGGCGGCGATGCCGGCGTCGTGCGCGTCGACGGCCACCCGGTGAAGGCACTCGCCTTTTCCTGCGACGTGACCCCGCATTACGTCGAGGCCGACCCCTTCGAGGGCGGCAAGCAGGCGGTTGCCGAATGCTGGCGCAACATCACCGCCACCGGCGCGGAGCCGCTTGCGGCAACCGACAATCTCAATTTCGGCAATCCGGAGAAGCCGGAGATCATGGGCCAGTTCGTCAAGGCGATCGAGGGCATCGGCGAGGCCTGCCGCGCGCTCGACTTTCCGATCGTTTCCGGCAACGTCTCGCTTTACAACGAAACCAATGGCGAGGCGATCCTGCCGACGCCGACCATCGGCGGTGTCGGGTTGATTGCAGACTGGCGCAAGATGGCGCGAATCGGTTCCTTTTCGGAAGGCGACCATGTAATTCTCATCGGCGCCGACGGCGAACACCTCGGCGCAACCGCCTATATGCGCGACGTTCTCGGCCTCATCGACGGTCCGGCGCCGACGGTCGATCTCTATGTCGAGCGCCGCAACGGCAATTTCGTCCGCTCGGCCATCACCAACGGCCAGGTCACAGCCTGCCACGATATTTCCGCCGGCGGCCTGGCCGTCACGCTTGCCGAAATGTGCATGGCCGCCGACAAGGGCATGAAGCTGAGCGTCGAACAGGCGCGCGGCCTGCCCCATGCCCTGCTGTTCGGCGAGGATCAGGCCCGCTATGTGATCACGGTGCCCGCCGAATACGGCAACTTCGTCTGCGCTTCGGCGGAAGGCAGCGGCGTGCAGTTCCGCCGTCTCGGCAAGGTCGAGGGT
- a CDS encoding zinc ribbon domain-containing protein has translation MSDDAEYQKDSVHCVQCAESIPAGATKCKHCGGFQNYRRHFEISNAALALTVAILSVGTLLIDRIPSLMRYIASEQMTLGVYAHITSVSMDSLTVVFFNGGNGTVWVDGGALCHTVSVSDSDDLILEDIGFIRPVKESEVTGAFVLGYETDTGKSGFFLRPDETAEKMYHSKWLMQNYLEFDRDSHEEVQRGCFISITSMNGEEGAVVPVMNNIWHHALIEGVSEIDEEKFPKKADGLWWNSDYEFLPTK, from the coding sequence ATGAGTGACGACGCCGAATATCAAAAAGATAGTGTACACTGTGTCCAGTGCGCCGAATCCATTCCCGCCGGAGCAACCAAGTGCAAGCATTGCGGAGGTTTTCAAAACTATAGAAGGCACTTCGAAATTTCGAATGCCGCGCTGGCATTGACAGTCGCAATACTTTCAGTGGGAACGTTGTTAATAGATAGAATCCCTTCCCTGATGAGGTATATCGCTTCAGAGCAGATGACTCTTGGTGTTTATGCGCATATCACGAGTGTCTCGATGGACAGCCTCACTGTTGTGTTTTTTAATGGCGGGAATGGCACCGTATGGGTCGATGGAGGCGCACTTTGCCATACGGTGAGTGTTAGCGACTCTGATGACCTTATCCTCGAAGACATTGGCTTTATTAGGCCCGTAAAAGAATCCGAAGTTACAGGTGCGTTCGTCTTAGGTTACGAAACCGATACTGGAAAATCAGGCTTCTTTTTACGACCCGATGAGACAGCCGAGAAAATGTACCACTCCAAATGGTTGATGCAGAACTACCTTGAGTTTGATCGAGATTCACACGAAGAAGTTCAGCGTGGATGCTTCATATCAATCACGTCCATGAATGGTGAAGAAGGAGCGGTAGTGCCAGTAATGAACAACATCTGGCATCACGCCCTGATTGAGGGCGTAAGCGAAATAGACGAAGAGAAATTTCCAAAAAAAGCGGATGGGCTCTGGTGGAATTCGGATTATGAATTTCTGCCCACAAAATAA
- a CDS encoding helix-turn-helix domain-containing protein, translated as MGWEAKSAVDQRLAFCRLCALEGANVSQLCLRFGISRQAGYVWLKRVRSGEAAQDRSRRPHSSPRRTDRAVEQAVRDARPA; from the coding sequence ATGGGGTGGGAGGCGAAGTCTGCGGTGGATCAACGGTTGGCGTTTTGCCGACTTTGTGCGCTTGAGGGCGCGAATGTTTCGCAATTGTGCCTGCGCTTCGGTATATCTCGCCAGGCGGGTTATGTCTGGTTGAAGCGTGTCAGGTCAGGCGAGGCGGCGCAGGATCGCTCGCGGCGTCCGCACAGCAGTCCGCGGCGCACCGATCGGGCGGTCGAGCAGGCGGTGCGCGATGCGCGTCCAGCCTAG
- a CDS encoding helix-turn-helix domain-containing protein, with protein sequence MKPITSDQIRAARALLRWTANDLAQAAKIGVATVRRAEAQDGELSMTEANRSAVVAALEKAGVVFVEENGEGAGVRFKKR encoded by the coding sequence ATGAAACCGATCACAAGTGATCAAATCCGAGCTGCTCGTGCTCTGCTCCGCTGGACTGCTAACGACCTGGCGCAGGCAGCAAAAATCGGAGTAGCAACCGTCCGCCGCGCAGAGGCGCAAGACGGTGAGTTGTCAATGACTGAGGCAAATAGGTCTGCTGTAGTTGCAGCACTGGAAAAGGCGGGAGTAGTATTCGTCGAAGAAAATGGCGAAGGTGCCGGAGTTCGCTTTAAGAAGCGTTGA
- a CDS encoding helix-turn-helix domain-containing protein codes for MSVDDYTRLRLSWLDQVFEDEALSKSAATNVAFFISKHFNRQRFNDSGIFSAWPSYATLAEKVGCTERTVQSAVRLLAKRGHLKTKGKGGRNCTLTYFAVLKRSEQQEQPEILAEKGGNTFPRFVQDDEIDAAKGGNPTSETWKSDGAKGRSQFPTNSLNKSLNEPFELGARAEAEITPLPQQPAEEQKVRDEGSRLHSHNITPASAAVAVLSALIKGPGPLPPPPPIVRRDPRPEWLMDHQANHGWPNVYENLGNPEHWAEAFDDLAYEMEPVAASKDNRLWREWAAVYRKRGWPLPPAQDQLVHFPDCGPKGFDGFLARLDAALREEAISEAGNVLRIAAR; via the coding sequence ATGAGCGTTGACGATTATACCCGCCTGCGCCTGTCATGGCTTGATCAGGTTTTCGAAGACGAGGCTTTGAGCAAGAGCGCGGCCACCAATGTGGCGTTCTTCATCTCCAAGCACTTCAATCGCCAGCGCTTCAACGACAGCGGCATTTTCAGCGCATGGCCGAGTTATGCCACGCTGGCGGAGAAAGTCGGCTGTACGGAGCGCACAGTCCAGAGCGCTGTCCGCCTGCTTGCCAAGCGCGGTCACTTGAAGACCAAGGGCAAGGGCGGGCGCAACTGCACGTTGACCTACTTCGCTGTTTTGAAGCGTTCGGAGCAGCAAGAACAGCCCGAAATCCTCGCTGAAAAAGGTGGAAACACATTTCCACGTTTTGTGCAGGACGATGAAATTGACGCTGCGAAAGGTGGAAATCCGACGTCCGAAACGTGGAAATCTGACGGTGCAAAAGGTAGAAGCCAGTTTCCTACAAACTCTTTGAATAAATCTTTGAATGAACCCTTTGAGTTAGGCGCGCGCGCGGAAGCCGAAATCACCCCGCTCCCGCAACAGCCAGCCGAAGAGCAGAAGGTTCGGGATGAAGGGAGTAGGTTGCATTCTCACAACATCACGCCAGCCTCAGCGGCGGTTGCAGTGCTGTCTGCCTTGATCAAGGGACCGGGACCACTGCCACCACCACCGCCTATCGTTCGCAGAGACCCAAGGCCCGAGTGGCTGATGGATCACCAAGCGAACCATGGATGGCCGAACGTCTACGAGAACCTCGGGAACCCCGAGCACTGGGCAGAGGCCTTCGACGATCTGGCTTATGAGATGGAACCCGTTGCAGCCTCGAAGGACAATCGCCTGTGGCGTGAATGGGCAGCGGTCTATCGCAAGAGAGGCTGGCCGCTGCCGCCTGCGCAGGATCAGCTGGTCCATTTCCCCGACTGCGGCCCGAAGGGCTTTGACGGCTTCCTTGCGCGCCTTGATGCAGCCCTGAGGGAGGAAGCGATCAGCGAGGCGGGCAACGTCCTGAGGATTGCGGCGCGATGA